From Tachysurus fulvidraco isolate hzauxx_2018 chromosome 10, HZAU_PFXX_2.0, whole genome shotgun sequence, one genomic window encodes:
- the tm7sf3 gene encoding transmembrane 7 superfamily member 3 isoform X2 — MSRLWTVYIELLLISCLGRVHTQNENPVPGACNLEFPLENDPNIYLLYNFYETIIRFAPANIGYARGVSPLACDVKTDLSSRWRLEYDIYQYFLPENDLSERSLISGMEMVATVPGIVEKGTKLMTLSSNDKTLVSFNSIPGQGVIYGIVVRDPVYNSSASYVPVHTYACSFTSVLDGCTTLGRTSTKVFFTITGLAGLLVCFLGHHFFKCELFCLGFGFGAFFFFVLITRTTTLDYDIRLALTTLIGVVWGVGLVMTWWRFGSVMTCVVVAGLTFSFLISSIIFFTPLGDLSVFHNDAVFWVTFTCMVLVVPLFFIRWPRVGNILTCGVVGAYMVVLAVNAYTYTSLSYITLDILKRFLNEDFRRAFISVPLQMIDFILISVWVILAVSGITLQLYRERSRPFFPPSPYVLWCQERERRKTNVLDPSHHMPSLPARLLARLRQLTRHQEPAGERTPLLL; from the exons ACCCTGTCCCTGGGGCCTGCAATCTGGAGTTTCCACTGGAGAACGATCCAAACATCTACTTGCTCTACAACTTTTACGAGACCATTATTCGCTTTGCTCCTGCTAACATCGGCTACGCAAG AGGTGTTTCTCCCCTTGCATGTGATGTGAAAACGGATTTGAGCAGTCGCTGGCGTTTAGAGTACGACATCTACCAATACTTCCTTCCCGAGAATGACCTATCAGAGCGGAGTCTGATCAGTGGCATGGAGATGGTTGCCACGGTGCCAGGCATTGTGGAAAAGGGTACAAAG CTGATGACACTATCCTCCAATGATAAAACTCTGGTGTCCTTCAACTCCATCCCGGGTCAGGGTGTAATCTACGGCATCGTGGTGAGAGACCCCGTCTACAACAGCTCCGCCTCATACGTGCCTGTGCACACTTATGCCTGCAGCTTCACCTCTGTTTTAGACGGCTGCACCACACTAG gAAGAACTTCCACCAAAGTATTTTTCACCATTACAGGACTTGCAGGACTTCTCGTCTGTTTCTTAGGCCATCATTTTTTCAAATGTG AGCTCTTCTGTTTGGGCTTTGGCTTTGGAGCGTTTTTCTTCTTTGTGCTGATCACGAGAACCACCACATTGGATTATGACA TCCGATTGGCTCTGACCACTCTAATAGGTGTTGTATGGGGCGTGGGCCTGGTGATGACGTGGTGGCGGTTTGGCTCCGTGATGACCTGTGTTGTTGTCGCCGGCCTCACTTTCAGCTTTCTCATCTCATCTATTATCTTTTTTACGCCACTGG GTGACCTCTCTGTGTTTCATAACGATGCAGTTTTCTGGGTGACGTTCACCTGCATGGTGCTGGTCGTGCCTCTGTTCTTCATCAGATGGCCAAGAGTG ggtAATATATTGACCTGCGGTGTGGTGGGAGCATACATGGTAGTGCTTGCCGTGAACGCCTACACCTACACCAGCCTGTCCTACATCACACTGGACATCCTTAAACGCTTCCTCAACGAGGACTTCAGAAGAGCTTTCATATCCGTCCCTCTGCAGATGATCG ACTTCATCCTGATCAGCGTGTGGGTGATTCTGGCCGTCTCGGGCATCACACTGCAACTGTACAGAGAACGCTCACGGCCGTTTTTTCCACCAAGCCCGTACGTTTTATGGTGCCAGGAACGTGAGAGACGCAAGACCAACGTGTTAGACCCGAGCCACCACATGCCGTCTCTGCCCGCCCGCCTGCTCGCCCGCTTACGCCAGCTCACTCGCCACCAAGAGCCTGCTGGGG
- the tm7sf3 gene encoding transmembrane 7 superfamily member 3 isoform X1: MSRLWTVYIELLLISCLGRVHTQNENQVVFTLGRFQNVSIPVNRSLEVNVSQIPAEVAFVVLQFHTQHRNATISYTIVPTYGYSVTTVDSGLLFPLSPNQLTLSCFLLTPNGDSVAGIGVILPYSSTDPVPGACNLEFPLENDPNIYLLYNFYETIIRFAPANIGYARGVSPLACDVKTDLSSRWRLEYDIYQYFLPENDLSERSLISGMEMVATVPGIVEKGTKLMTLSSNDKTLVSFNSIPGQGVIYGIVVRDPVYNSSASYVPVHTYACSFTSVLDGCTTLGRTSTKVFFTITGLAGLLVCFLGHHFFKCELFCLGFGFGAFFFFVLITRTTTLDYDIRLALTTLIGVVWGVGLVMTWWRFGSVMTCVVVAGLTFSFLISSIIFFTPLGDLSVFHNDAVFWVTFTCMVLVVPLFFIRWPRVGNILTCGVVGAYMVVLAVNAYTYTSLSYITLDILKRFLNEDFRRAFISVPLQMIDFILISVWVILAVSGITLQLYRERSRPFFPPSPYVLWCQERERRKTNVLDPSHHMPSLPARLLARLRQLTRHQEPAGERTPLLL, from the exons ACCAAGTGGTGTTCACTTTGGGAAGGTTCCAGAATGTGAGTATTCCTGTGAACAGAAGCCTAGAAGTCAATGTGTCCCAAATCCCAGCTGAGGTGGCCTTCGTGGTACTGCAGTTTCACACTCAGCACCGCAATGCCACCATCTCATACACAATA gtaCCAACATATGGTTATTCGGTCACCACCGTTGATTCCGGGCTGCTGTTCCCTCTTTCGCCAAATCAGTTGACTCTCTCATGCTTCCTGTTGACTCCTAACGGTGACTCAGTTGCTGGAATAGGGGTTATACTGCCCTACTCAAGCACTG ACCCTGTCCCTGGGGCCTGCAATCTGGAGTTTCCACTGGAGAACGATCCAAACATCTACTTGCTCTACAACTTTTACGAGACCATTATTCGCTTTGCTCCTGCTAACATCGGCTACGCAAG AGGTGTTTCTCCCCTTGCATGTGATGTGAAAACGGATTTGAGCAGTCGCTGGCGTTTAGAGTACGACATCTACCAATACTTCCTTCCCGAGAATGACCTATCAGAGCGGAGTCTGATCAGTGGCATGGAGATGGTTGCCACGGTGCCAGGCATTGTGGAAAAGGGTACAAAG CTGATGACACTATCCTCCAATGATAAAACTCTGGTGTCCTTCAACTCCATCCCGGGTCAGGGTGTAATCTACGGCATCGTGGTGAGAGACCCCGTCTACAACAGCTCCGCCTCATACGTGCCTGTGCACACTTATGCCTGCAGCTTCACCTCTGTTTTAGACGGCTGCACCACACTAG gAAGAACTTCCACCAAAGTATTTTTCACCATTACAGGACTTGCAGGACTTCTCGTCTGTTTCTTAGGCCATCATTTTTTCAAATGTG AGCTCTTCTGTTTGGGCTTTGGCTTTGGAGCGTTTTTCTTCTTTGTGCTGATCACGAGAACCACCACATTGGATTATGACA TCCGATTGGCTCTGACCACTCTAATAGGTGTTGTATGGGGCGTGGGCCTGGTGATGACGTGGTGGCGGTTTGGCTCCGTGATGACCTGTGTTGTTGTCGCCGGCCTCACTTTCAGCTTTCTCATCTCATCTATTATCTTTTTTACGCCACTGG GTGACCTCTCTGTGTTTCATAACGATGCAGTTTTCTGGGTGACGTTCACCTGCATGGTGCTGGTCGTGCCTCTGTTCTTCATCAGATGGCCAAGAGTG ggtAATATATTGACCTGCGGTGTGGTGGGAGCATACATGGTAGTGCTTGCCGTGAACGCCTACACCTACACCAGCCTGTCCTACATCACACTGGACATCCTTAAACGCTTCCTCAACGAGGACTTCAGAAGAGCTTTCATATCCGTCCCTCTGCAGATGATCG ACTTCATCCTGATCAGCGTGTGGGTGATTCTGGCCGTCTCGGGCATCACACTGCAACTGTACAGAGAACGCTCACGGCCGTTTTTTCCACCAAGCCCGTACGTTTTATGGTGCCAGGAACGTGAGAGACGCAAGACCAACGTGTTAGACCCGAGCCACCACATGCCGTCTCTGCCCGCCCGCCTGCTCGCCCGCTTACGCCAGCTCACTCGCCACCAAGAGCCTGCTGGGG